The Parambassis ranga chromosome 14, fParRan2.1, whole genome shotgun sequence genome includes a window with the following:
- the LOC114446319 gene encoding pannexin-3 isoform X2 — translation MSIAQAAAKAMLSDALLQDSSGIHRISHLELELPLDKVIKFVSVGLPLMLVCMAFAREVSLGPQISCFPPSNFTIKQASYVDTYCWDSLMHHEFDSDGNFEERSLWVHKMFPYSLLAMAVLMYLPALIWRQLVTPTLGSDLLFIIDELDKSYNRSIRLAQNILDMRQNTKNPLTFQAELQRAKRKRYFEYPLLERYMKCKQNSYFLVSMLFLRGFLLLTFMTAACLYLAYFHLSAFLQDEFSCFVRTGMLRDQNWVPELVQCKMIGQLVFQVISVANGAVYVLLAPIVLFSLIRLFVWDTTFISVYEVLPALDLINSRRLGCPLNDLNVLLLFLRANVAHLKSYGQVRALCSLAPPQVGNATAGQGLNAMLTQEEIEEREEAAMELAEEVQEAKEEGKLNLVDIMTILGAAQGKVVNCSEKRPLVEDNMTLEPNHQGYHELKETAPFSHY, via the exons ATGTCCATCGCCCAGGCAGCGGCTAAGGCCATGCTGTCTGATGCCCTGCTGCAGGACAGCTCCGGGATTCACCGCATCAGCCACCTGGAACTGGAGCTTCCTCTGGACAAAGTCATCAAGTTTGTGTCTGTTGGTCTTCCACTGATGCTGGTGTGCATGGCCTTCGCCCGTGAGGTCTCCCTGG GGCCTCAGATCAGCTGTTTCCCTCCCAGCAACTTCACCATCAAGCAGGCCAGCTATGTAGACACGTACTGCTGGGATTCTCTCATGCATCACGAATTTGACAGTGATGGGAACTTCGAGGAGCGCTCTCTCTGGGTACACAAA ATGTTCCCTTACTCTCTTCTGGCCATGGCCGTGTTGATGTACCTGCCAGCTCTGATCTGGCGCCAGCTCGTCACCCCCACGCTGGGCTCCGACCTGCTCTTCATAATTGATGAACTAGACAAGTCCTACAACCGCTCGATCCGACTGGCCCAGAACATCCTGGATATGCGGCAGAACACCAAGAACCCTCTCACATttcaggctgagctgcagag GGCAAAGAGGAAGCGATATTTTGAGTATCCCCTTCTAGAAAGATATATGAAGTGCAAACAAAACTCCTACTTCCTTGTTAGCATGCTTTTCTTGCGCGGCTTCCTCCTTCTGACCTTCATGACTGCCGCCTGCCTCTACCTGGCCTACTTCCACCTCTCTGCCTTCCTGCAGGACGAGTTCAGCTGCTTTGTGCGAACGGGTATGCTGCGAGACCAGAACTGGGTCCCTGAGCTGGTTCAATGTAAAATGATTGGCCAGTTGGTCTTTCAGGTGATAAGCGTGGCGAACGGTGCCGTCTATGTACTGTTGGCGCCTATTGTCCTCTTCAGCCTCATCCGGCTCTTTGTTTGGGACACCACCTTCATCTCGGTCTATGAGGTCCTTCCAGCTCTGGACCTCATCAACAGCCGACGACTGGGCTGCCCACTAAACGACCTCAACgtcctcttgctcttcttgcGTGCCAATGTGGCTCACTTGAAGTCCTATGGGCAGGTGAGAGCCTTGTGCTCTCTTGCGCCACCACAAGTTGGCAATGCAACTGCAGGACAAGGCCTGAACGCAATGCTGACCCAAGAGGAGATAGAGGAGCGTGAGGAGGCTGCGATGGAGCTTGCAGAGGAAGTGCAGGAGGCCAAGGAGGAGGGGAAGCTCAACTTGGTGGATATCATGACAATTCTGGGAGCGGCGCAGGGGAAGGTGGTAAACTGCAGTGAGAAGAGGCCTCTGGTGGAGGACAATATGACCCTGG AGCCAAACCACCAGGGGTACCATGAGTTGAAGGAGACTGCACCATTTAGTCATTACTAG
- the LOC114446319 gene encoding pannexin-3 isoform X1 produces the protein MSIAQAAAKAMLSDALLQDSSGIHRISHLELELPLDKVIKFVSVGLPLMLVCMAFAREVSLGPQISCFPPSNFTIKQASYVDTYCWDSLMHHEFDSDGNFEERSLWVHKMFPYSLLAMAVLMYLPALIWRQLVTPTLGSDLLFIIDELDKSYNRSIRLAQNILDMRQNTKNPLTFQAELQRAKRKRYFEYPLLERYMKCKQNSYFLVSMLFLRGFLLLTFMTAACLYLAYFHLSAFLQDEFSCFVRTGMLRDQNWVPELVQCKMIGQLVFQVISVANGAVYVLLAPIVLFSLIRLFVWDTTFISVYEVLPALDLINSRRLGCPLNDLNVLLLFLRANVAHLKSYGQVRALCSLAPPQVGNATAGQGLNAMLTQEEIEEREEAAMELAEEVQEAKEEGKLNLVDIMTILGAAQGKVVNCSEKRPLVEDNMTLGTVTFIYTLKRILLVAIFVYIIWDVQKFIK, from the exons ATGTCCATCGCCCAGGCAGCGGCTAAGGCCATGCTGTCTGATGCCCTGCTGCAGGACAGCTCCGGGATTCACCGCATCAGCCACCTGGAACTGGAGCTTCCTCTGGACAAAGTCATCAAGTTTGTGTCTGTTGGTCTTCCACTGATGCTGGTGTGCATGGCCTTCGCCCGTGAGGTCTCCCTGG GGCCTCAGATCAGCTGTTTCCCTCCCAGCAACTTCACCATCAAGCAGGCCAGCTATGTAGACACGTACTGCTGGGATTCTCTCATGCATCACGAATTTGACAGTGATGGGAACTTCGAGGAGCGCTCTCTCTGGGTACACAAA ATGTTCCCTTACTCTCTTCTGGCCATGGCCGTGTTGATGTACCTGCCAGCTCTGATCTGGCGCCAGCTCGTCACCCCCACGCTGGGCTCCGACCTGCTCTTCATAATTGATGAACTAGACAAGTCCTACAACCGCTCGATCCGACTGGCCCAGAACATCCTGGATATGCGGCAGAACACCAAGAACCCTCTCACATttcaggctgagctgcagag GGCAAAGAGGAAGCGATATTTTGAGTATCCCCTTCTAGAAAGATATATGAAGTGCAAACAAAACTCCTACTTCCTTGTTAGCATGCTTTTCTTGCGCGGCTTCCTCCTTCTGACCTTCATGACTGCCGCCTGCCTCTACCTGGCCTACTTCCACCTCTCTGCCTTCCTGCAGGACGAGTTCAGCTGCTTTGTGCGAACGGGTATGCTGCGAGACCAGAACTGGGTCCCTGAGCTGGTTCAATGTAAAATGATTGGCCAGTTGGTCTTTCAGGTGATAAGCGTGGCGAACGGTGCCGTCTATGTACTGTTGGCGCCTATTGTCCTCTTCAGCCTCATCCGGCTCTTTGTTTGGGACACCACCTTCATCTCGGTCTATGAGGTCCTTCCAGCTCTGGACCTCATCAACAGCCGACGACTGGGCTGCCCACTAAACGACCTCAACgtcctcttgctcttcttgcGTGCCAATGTGGCTCACTTGAAGTCCTATGGGCAGGTGAGAGCCTTGTGCTCTCTTGCGCCACCACAAGTTGGCAATGCAACTGCAGGACAAGGCCTGAACGCAATGCTGACCCAAGAGGAGATAGAGGAGCGTGAGGAGGCTGCGATGGAGCTTGCAGAGGAAGTGCAGGAGGCCAAGGAGGAGGGGAAGCTCAACTTGGTGGATATCATGACAATTCTGGGAGCGGCGCAGGGGAAGGTGGTAAACTGCAGTGAGAAGAGGCCTCTGGTGGAGGACAATATGACCCTGGGTACCGTAACATTCATCTACACACTCAAACGTATTCTGCTAGTGGCTATTTTTGTCTACATCATTTGGGATGTACAGAAATTTATTAAGTGA